A region of Diospyros lotus cultivar Yz01 chromosome 3, ASM1463336v1, whole genome shotgun sequence DNA encodes the following proteins:
- the LOC127797903 gene encoding probable serine/threonine-protein kinase PBL5 isoform X2 → MKPASGLCSDISRSSSYDGGKKDAKIVNQSSASNELNQNEVTKDGGTGNVKARTFTFDQLVVATENFKSSNFLGEGGFGKVFKGKLEDTGQIVAIKQLDRNGVQGIREFVVEVLTLSLADHPNLVKLLGYCAEGDQRLLVYEYMPLGSLEDHLHGSRTKRKKIDWNTRMKIAAGAARGLEYLHDKMKPPVIYRDLKCSNILLDEGYHPKLSDFGLAKVGPVGDKTHVSTRVMGTYGYCAPDYAMTGQLTFKSDIYSFGVVLLEIITGRKAIDNTRSPAEQNLVAWARPLFKDRRKFSEMADPMLEGQYPVRGLYQALAICAMCVQEKPTLRPLIADIVTALNYLASQTFKPQPPSDQSSLKASSSRKFKENSELGLERTKEED, encoded by the exons ATATATCAAGATCAAGTTCATATGATGGTGGGAAGAAAGATGCTAAAATCGTAAATCAATCTTCTGCATCAAATGAGTTGAATCAGAATGAGGTTACTAAAGATGGAGGGACTGGGAATGTTAAGGCAAGGACATTTACTTTTGACCAATTGGTGGTTGCAACAGAGAACTTCAAGTCTTCTAACTTTTTGGGTGAGGGAGGTTTTGGCAAGgtttttaaaggaaaattggAGGATACAGGACAG ATTGTTGCTATCAAGCAACTTGACCGTAATGGAGTACAAGGGATTAGAGAATTTGTTGTTGAGGTATTGACACTAAGTTTGGCGGATCATCCTAATCTTGTTAAGTTACTTGGCTATTGTGCTGAGGGAGATCAACGGCTCTTGGTATATGAGTACATGCCATTAGGATCTCTGGAAGACCATTTGCATG GAAGTCGaactaagagaaaaaaaattgattggaATACTAGAATGAAGATAGCTGCTGGTGCAGCCAGGGGCTTGGAGTATTTGCATGACAAGATGAAGCCCCCTGTTATATATCGTGATTTGAAATGCTCAAATATTCTGCTTGATGAGGGCTATCATCCCAAGCTATCTGACTTTGGATTGGCCAAAGTGGGTCCTGTTGGAGATAAGACTCACGTTTCCACCAGGGTGATGGGCACGTATGGGTACTGTGCACCTGATTATGCAATGACTGGTCAGCTGACATTTAAATCAGATATTTACAGCTTCGGGGTTGTCCTTCTGGAAATCATCACAGGCAGAAAAGCAATTGATAATACAAGATCTCCCGCTGAGCAAAATCTGGTTGCATGG GCACGGCCGCTGTTCAAAGACAGGAGAAAATTCTCCGAGATGGCCGACCCTATGCTCGAAGGTCAGTATCCCGTGAGAGGCCTGTACCAAGCTCTTGCCATTTGTGCGATGTGCGTTCAAGAGAAGCCCACCTTGAGGCCCCTTATCGCAGACATTGTTACTGCTCTGAATTACCTCGCATCCCAAACATTCAAGCCCCAGCCCCCCTCAGACCAAAGCTCCCTAAAGGCCTCATCTTCTCGcaaattcaaagaaaattcTGAGTTAGGACTGGAGAGAACGAAGGAGGAGGACTGA
- the LOC127797904 gene encoding uncharacterized protein LOC127797904, translating into MQRPSASSSYRPSGHHPTQQSQHVIDVVPQLQSKQSPRRRTEGLADPRILDRSATSRGEILRSGLSVKWIHCIPVIVLICLFVLWWFSYRVNLETRDGRIIAVHRIRTPEPFNDTRVDLTVLALATAPNASSVPQLLPLNNDTIPHPETMGLIFYLLTSDRSRFSDYVSLQQRSRLFLHDLVLSSKRCTVLNRSYEFYFFFKRKNFL; encoded by the exons atgcagAGACCTTCGGCTTCGAGCTCCTACCGACCTTCCGGCCACCATCCCACCCAGCAGTCCCAACATGTTATCGACGTAGTGCCGCAATTGCAGAGCAAGCAGTCACCAAGGAGGAGGACGGAGGGCCTCGCCGATCCGCGAATTTTGGATCGTTCTGCCACCAGCCGTGGAGAGATTTTGCGGTCGGGATTATCGGTGAAGTGGATCCACTGTATTCCTGTAATCGTCTTGATCTGCCTCTTCGTCCTCTGGTGGTTCTCATATCGAG TAAATTTAGAAACCAGAGATGGAAGAATCATTGCCGTGCACAGAATCAGGACGCCAGAGCCGTTCAATGACACTCGGGTGGACCTCACCGTCCTAGCATTGGCCACAGCACCAAATGCCTCATCAGTTCCTCAGCTTCTCCCGCTGAACAATGACACTATACCGCATCCG GAGACCATGGGTCTCATCTTCTACCTCTTGACTAGTGATCGTTCTCGATTCTCCGACTACGTCAGTCTTCAACAGAGGTCTCGTCTCTTCCTCCACGATTTGGTTCTGAGCAGCAAGCGTTGTACTGTATTAAATAGAAGTTATGAgttctactttttttttaaaagaaaaaatttcttGTAA
- the LOC127797902 gene encoding uncharacterized protein LOC127797902 — protein sequence MSSIHQRPQPAGPVSLHSCLTWLFAVLLLVYIIYSSKLILFGHSDCPLPSTNLSANEKASTTHHPAFPNSSTNSLTELGKQLQQHYDLSRSIVPLASRRYDTELKHIVFCISASSGLWNRRKEYIKLWWKPKQTRGVVWLDQKVRTRRNEPLPEIRISENTSTFKYTNKEGQRSALRLSRAVSETLRLGMEDVRWFVMGDDDTIFIVENLVSVLSKYDYRQPYYIGSSSESHIQNIFFSYVMAYGGGGFAISYPLAKELEKMQDRCIQRYPSLYGSDDRIQACMAELGVPLTKEVGFHQFDVYGNLLGLLGAHPIAPLISLHHLDIVDPIFPRMSRVQALRHLFHSTKDDTASMIQQSICYDKKREWSISVSWGYVVQIIRGVMSPRELEMPTRTFLNWFTRADFTAYSFQTRPVSRQPCQKPFVFYIRSSTYQRDRKQTIGVYIRDRQDPHPLCRWKMDSPEIFDSVVVVKRPDERRWLRTPRRDCCRVLPSRKRSQMYIWVGNCREGEISEL from the exons ATGAGCTCCATTCACCAGCGCCCGCAACCAGCAGGCCCCGTCAGCCTCCACAGTTGCCTCACTTGGCTTTTCGCCGTCCTCCTCCTCGTCTACATCATCTACTCCTCCAAACTCATCCTCTTTGGCCACAGTGACTGCCCCCTCCCTTCCACCAATCTCTCGGCCAACGAAAAGGCCAGCACCACCCATCATCCTGCCTTCCCCAACTCTTCTACTAATTCTCTCACAGAACTCGGCAAACAACTTCAACAGCATTATGATTTATCAAGATCTATAGTTCCCCTGGCGTCCAGGAGATACGACACGGAGCTCAAGCACATTGTGTTCTGCATTTCGGCGTCATCGGGCTTGTGGAACAGGAGGAAGGAGTACATAAAGCTCTGGTGGAAGCCTAAGCAGACTAGAGGGGTGGTCTGGTTGGACCAGAAGGTGAGGACACGGCGGAATGAACCCCTGCCGGAGATTCGGATATCTGAGAATACTTCCACGTTCAAGTACACGAACAAGGAGGGGCAGAGATCGGCATTGAGACTGTCCAGGGCAGTTTCAGAGACATTGAGGCTCGGGATGGAGGATGTGAGATGGTTCGTGATGGGCGACGATGACACCATATTTATAGTAGAGAATTTGGTTAGTGTGCTGTCTAAATACGATTACAGGCAGCCTTACTACATCGGAAGCTCATCGGAGAGCCATATTCAGAACATATTCTTTTCCTATGTAATGGCGTATGGTGGGGGCGGGTTTGCTATAAGCTACCCATTGGCCAAGGAGCTGGAGAAGATGCAGGATCGGTGTATTCAGCGCTATCCCAGTTTGTACGGAAGTGATGACAGAATTCAGGCTTGTATGGCCGAACTAGGAGTGCCACTCACCAAAGAAGTTGGGTTTCATCAG TTCGATGTATATGGAAACCTCTTAGGCCTTTTGGGAGCTCATCCTATAGCTCCATTGATATCCCTTCACCACCTTGATATCGTGGATCCAATATTCCCACGGATGAGCAGAGTTCAGGCCCTGCGGCACCTATTTCATTCCACCAAGGATGACACGGCAAGTATGATACAGCAATCAATCTGCTATGACAAGAAAAGGGAATGGTCCATATCGGTTTCGTGGGGCTATGTGGTTCAGATCATAAGAGGAGTGATGTCTCCCAGGGAACTAGAGATGCCCACCAGAACCTTCCTAAACTGGTTTACAAGAGCTGATTTCACAGCATACTCTTTCCAGACCAGGCCTGTGAGCAGGCAGCCATGCCAGAAGCCTTTCGTATTCTATATAAGATCGTCCACGTATCAACGAGACAGGAAGCAAACAATTGGGGTTTATATTCGCGATCGTCAAGATCCCCACCCTCTATGCCGATGGAAAATGGACTCACCTGAAATATTTGATTCTGTAGTGGTGGTGAAAAGACCAGATGAACGACGTTGGCTAAGG ACCCCAAGGAGGGATTGTTGTAGAGTTTTGCCATCAAGAAAGAGATCGCAGATGTATATATGGGTGGGCAATTGCCGGGAAGGTGAGATTAGCGAATTATAG